TATAGAGAAGGAAGatgaaaattagaagaaactTACGCGATTCTTGTCGTTTACCACCTAGTAAATAATCCTTTACTTTTGCTGCTAACTTTTCCTCTATGAAGAGGTTTTCTTCAAGAGAAAACGTAACTGCCATACAGGAACAATGCAATGACGACACAACCCCGACTCAGACCCCTATCTAAAATaacacaataataataataatccgAAGAGAACGAGAGTCATAAATAGATCATAACCTTACAAAGCAATCACTGGACGAAGTTAATTGAGGAAGTTCGTTGGCACAAAACAATAATTGCTAAAAATCGGAAAACATTTCTGTCTCGGAAGCACATACGATTGACGGTGGAGCATGAAATGCGTTATTAGGAATAGTGGTTTTAGTGAGGTTATGCGCGCTTTGATTTAGAACTCTTACTAATAGTAGTCAAAAGTAAACTGCTCATTGATAAATCCCCTAGGATGCGCCTATGCGTTCGAGCTCAtacagagtcgtttgagggtTACGAACGCATGTTTGGCATACACAATGGACTGCGAAGGTCAcccgtcagtgtttttattcttccagagtctgaaagtacttttttttcatttcagaggGCTGAAAGGCTTTGCTGCGCTACCCCACCTATGTTAATCTTAACAAGTCCTAAAAATAGTGCCCAGATCCGTGGGGCCGCgaatacaagtctgattgctacctgcttgtagtggccctgctttaaaggcatcactccacgaatctggggtggtgcgggtttcaggtgggttatgcctatacgaagtcgtagatcatggagagaacggtgattttcttcctaattgccgtaaaaaactgccctgAAGATaccacttcgagcgttccgacgcgctattttctacaagaagttcgatcggagcgcgccagccttgtgcatgcgccgcatcttccggtccgttttttacggcaattcggaagaaataaacggaatcacactcttctccataatatacgaccccgtataggaactctccacctgaaatccggaccgtctcagattcgttgggtgatgaaATCAGGCGTTTGAgtgtacgagctatataacctctACTGTTATATGGTAAAAgtttcccatacattgcaaaaaggtgctgttgtccaACACCATGCCAGAGCACATATCCTGAAAGGTATAATGCCTGAGGGAAACATGAAATCTTTGGCGGCAAACATCCGTCTCGTTACACTGAACCGCCGGTCGctgtcaagtgaactccaacaagccgctctattaagacttctgcgatatctgcatgcaccgtttgctgcattgcaggaaacacgcatcaggtATGCCGTTCTCATGAGTATCGACAATTACACCATCACTGCGGCGATCCTGACGAAAGGCGAGTAGGAAGCTGCGCAGGAGCTGTTAGGAACGATTATAGCAGCCTGGTGGAGGAGTTTGGATCAACGTCGTCAAAATGCGCCTTTTTACTATTGCGGGATTGCAGAGGACTCCAACTCTAGATCTTTTGTGCTTAGGCACCTACGGAGACCGCAGAGAACCACAAGAAGGACACGTTTTATGATGAATTCAATACGTTGATGTCCaagataccaagccagcaggcggTAATTGTCGGAATTAATACGAAAGCAATGATCGGacctgaacaacaatccgacgTGATCGGAAAATGGTCCTATCCCGATGAGCAGACATCGGGCAACGGAAATCGTCTGATAGACCTTTGCGGGCAGACGATTTCCGTTGTCATCATTGCAttcacgtttaagaggaatcatcgacgccatcagctgaCGTGGCACAGGACAACCCCATTAGCGCCAAAAGAGCAGCAAAAGCTGCAGAAGATACCGACTCAACTCGATtacgttctgacgaagaaGATATCTctgtcagatatccgaaaatctagagctgtctggGATGTTGCATTCGATTCCTACTActgcccagttcttctcagctttatgATACGGTTCCAGAAAAGGTATCGGTTAACTCAACACCAGTCGAGGTTCGACTTGACAGGtctgaaaaacgaagaatgcagaaagtTCCGCCAGCGAGTGTTGATCAATATTGGATTAGAGTAGAAAGAGAGTGGACGACGCTGACTCTTTCACTAAACGCATTCAGGACTCTGCGAAGAAAGAGCTCCCGGTTTTAGCACTGAGAAAGAACTTCGCCTTTGCATATGCGGAGACaatatccacgtacaattctgtgcCCTCTCTACTGGTGACTTCAGTCAGGAGAAGCATCTAAGAAGGAGGTAGCGTCGTCAGGTGAAAAGTGATTGTgagaacgaatggacgtcaagagcgaaggggTTTAAGAAGGcatgggaggacaagaacccgagaaAAGCCTATACCCTGCTAAGGCAGTATGGCGACAAGATGAAGGGTTGTTCGCCTGTCCTGAACATTGCCAACAGAGTTGCTGTCGGGAAAGCAACCCTGCTCATCTGGAGGGAGCATTTTAACACTTTGCTGAAACGACAAGCGCCGCCACCCCCTGAACCAGTGCGCGCCCGAAGACAGACATGCACCACGGTCAGCGAAGAGCCACTGacggagtcggaggttctagtctgtattcaaaaaatgaagaatggaaaatctggcggagacgatggaattagcgcagaaatgttgaaatcttttcctccttctgggattcgtgagataaCGAAGATCATCCGCTCAATATGGATCGACGAAAGGATTCCTGACTCGTAGAGACACGCTattataattcctctccacacCAAGCTATCAGATACAGAACCCAATAATCACCGAGGAATAtcattgctgcgtgtaatATACAAGATTTCGCAGCAGATCATCCTTGATCGATTAATccgacatcgcgaagaaaccacccgTGACGAGCAAACTGGCCTTTGCCTTGGTCGATCGAAGATTGATCAAGTGTTTATTGTGATGAGAATGATTGAAGTGTGACAGCGATGTTCGAAGCCCCTACAGTTAGCATTTTTGGACTCCTAAGCCGCTCTCGACTCTCTTCATCGAGGCCGTTTTCTCAatgcgctccgcgccgatggagttccaggaaaattcgtacacCTAATAAGCGACACgaatagaaaaacaactgcTGCGGTCCGAACACCAGCTGAATGTACTACACCGTTCGAAGTAGAAACTGGAGTGAGACGAGGGGCCGTGGAGGGGGCCTTTCTGTTCAGCATTGCCGTCgatgacataatgcgaagaacagttgagcagtgtcccATCGATGTCATCTTAGCACCTTCTGGACGTCCCTTGGTGGATCccgagtacgctgacgatgtagtaatatttgCCTCAAGCAGCGCGAAtttacaacatgttgttagCCTTatatcgaaattagctgcagcctcCGGATTGCAACTCAGCCCTGATAAATTCAAACAGATCTGGACCCTTACCGGAAAACAGGGTGGATGGACAAcctatcgaactcgtggatgagttctgttatttgggctgtatgTTGAAAAATGATGGCAGCTACTAGAGAGATATTCAACAAGGATGCGCTAAATCTAactcggcattcaactcattgaccaagtccctgtggtcgaccccttTCGCCAATGAAGTCACGCTACAAGCCTACCTATCCACAGTTCGCTcaatcatgatgtacggattggagacttgggcagcgccgGCGACGATGACGGAAAAGCTTGGCTGCGTGGAGAggaagctgtttagacgactgctaggctacttttggccgcTGGTATGTCATGACGTAGAACTCTGCTTCGAAGTTGACATAGTGTATCGGCGAATGACATGTGGAAAACGTCAACATCTTGCTCGGAATTCTGAAGTAGTCATGGAAAAccgtcttctcttttttggtcACGTTATAAGGAGACCGTTTGATCATCTTGTCCAAGTGGTCTTGAGGATGCTTCCAAATCCTAATTGGAAAAGGCTGcctggtcgtaaaagaagGTTCTGGACGGAGGTGGTGAAGAAAGATCACTCGGCGTTGACAAGCAGTGCAGTCGAGACGTGAAATTCAGCCGCttgtggaatagcgacggatgggtAGATTCCACGCgagctctagctgaagatcgaacaggatgggctcggatatgttcaaggacaacacaccccggcgaagatgcggatagccacgttaggccgtaacaccggcccgccgattaagtcaaggtAAGTCAGTGTCCAGATCGTGAACGtactaataaataattcatttgCTTTCATACCAGCTTTTCTCATGGATAAGCAGAATTAATAGGGGTCTTTCAtaattgaaaagttcgactatCAATGAACCTCAGTATGGTAAGATGtcgtattaatttttaatgagccgcacacgaggttgttaaataatttgatTTGCTAATGTTTCGGtgaaatcgccttcttcaatgCCTGAAATGCGACAGCGACTCAATTTCTAAATTAACCGACCAAATCTCTACACAGTTAAACAGGTAAACTCTAGGACTACTTTTTCAACCACCCAACTTAGCGACTACAGTGAATGCTCTCCTTAGATCGGAGATGCCTAGCATGGGTAGCTGTTTCCTCGCTCACGGGATCAAATGATTCGAAAGTCTCATTGGGATCAGAAAAGCAATCAAAATACGGTGCCCTGCCTTATCGAGAGGCACTTGCCTTTTACCctaatgcctccagcgattttcgagccaacgttttagattttagattttaggaCGATgtcttccataattttttaGACATTTTACTTGGTAGTGCTCACTACTGCTAtacttgggtcaaaacgacaaaaacTCGGCCTAGTTACGcagcggctgctctcgaacTGGCGTGGTGAAGCCGGAGATGGGATAGAGATTGGACCATCGCGAAATGCAACGGTGAGTAGTGCTAGAGAGGGTCCTTTCTtgaccctaaccgctacgcttcatcGCAGCGCTTCCAGCGCAGCTGCTGAAAgagatcaccccacgaatctgacgtggtatgaaTTTCCGATGGACAACACTCTATccggggtcatagattgcgggattaggggtggttccgctcatccctacctaatcgtagtaaaaaaaaaactccgtgaaagactccgttttcacgatgatttcagttgcaacgcttcACTTTTACACACGCCGCatccagtgagttctcctccaTTGCCTATTCAAGTGCAACTTATTAATAGGTTGCtaaggggaccagaacgtatacacAGAGGAGCATTCTAACGTTCCTTGTAAGAAGTAACGCGgatcccacgtcgttttttttaggatgattaGGGAGAGGCGAGCGGAACCGCCcctgatcctgcaatctacaactccatgtCTTGCTTTTGCCGCGTATTTCCTCACCACTTCAgctgggttatgcctatacaggggcgggtgtagtgtagcttttagaggttccgcttcctgcaggatcgatcggaggttcgaatccgccccactGCTCACCgtgcctttcatccctccggggccgATAAAGTGGTATCAGACctatctgggaggatgaaaaccctgacttaacacatcgactagccaccgcaagtcactgtctaggctagttacgcgttcgtaaacctcaaacgattctgaattgaagtgaacgtgggggcgcatcccaagcggattgattgacgccagaaactttatccgcttttatgcctatacaggatcgtagattatggggaggagggtgattccgtccatttctcactaattgccgcaaacgacccggaagatgcggcgcgtgcacaaggctggcgcgctccaatacaatTCATCGTAGACAACAGCGCCGCCGAACActtgaagccgcatcttccgggccgtttttacggcaattaggaagaaatggacggaatcgcccttctcctcacaatctacgacctcatGTAAGCATAACCCAACTGAaacccataccaccccagattcatgaagtgatgcctttaagtaaatgCACTGAGCGTGAAGTCAATTTTCACCCGACCATGACTGAAACGTTCAACTAATCGAAACATTGGTTTGCACATTTAGAACGTTGCTACGTGGACTTCTTCAtgctaaaatgaaatttgGGACCGGCAGAATATGAAATTCATGAGCTCTTTCAACTTAAATAACCGTGAAAGAATATCCTAACACGGTTAAcgattttttctgaagagaaaattgaTTAAATTCGCTACGTTATAACGATATTTCCATAGCTCGGTTATTTAAAAGGTTTAAAATTACATGGGCAATAAACTTGTCGATGATTAAAGAGGTCCGTGAAGCGATTTTCCTAAACTAAGATGAAAATCGTTAAACTAAGATATTCATTAATGAAATCATGATGAGCATAGTTATCGATCATAATCATAATTATCTATAATAGGAAATCTAAGGAGCGATGAAGGACACCTAGTTATTCACGAAAAAAGCTGGTGTATAGGCCCCGGTTGGGTCATACACTGTTCATGATCTTAGCCTTTTTTTGGGTTTCTAAAAAACAGTCGAACGCGCTCTATGCCAAAGAGATTGGTCATTTTtatcactttatcctttatgcttCTATGTGAAGAAACTCCAGAATTATCAACAATTCatcattactatttattatttaccagACTGAACAACCGTTTGAAGTCCGGCTAGTTCCGGACATCAACCGTCCTGTTGTTCTCTCTTTGCTCGCcttcaataatcaataaaaattgaagttaGTGCACTTTCTGCAGATTTTGCCATAGAAATAAGCTTTTATTCTtccaacaacatttttttctgttcttttttttttcaaaaagttcaaGCATTGATGGAAGAATAAGCAGTTTTGTTCCATAGAGGGTAAGTACTTCACTCTGAGAACATTCAAGTTAATTCATGCAAAGGCTCTTTCAAAGTCGCCAACTGCGTAACGCCCGCCCATTCAAAGTTGATTTTACATCTCTATTCTTTTGGCACCGctacaatttggaaaaataattcGAAGTATTAGATATTCTCGTCCTTTTCTCCAGCAATTAACATAGGACGATGTGCCAACATGAAATGATATGAATGTCATTATCAAACTGACAAAGTCAATGATCTACGTCAGATCGTGCAGTCTGTTAGCTGCTGTTTGAACAACTGTTTGCATCACtgtttcttatttctgaaGAGTGTTATCAACCTGGGACAAACGGGATAAACCTGCGGAGAAATAAACATGCAGTCATCACGATTATGAAGCTACTCATCCATTTGTCAAATCTGCTTTGAATTGTTGTACGGTACTGCTGCGCCATAATTGCGTTGAATTCAGTTTTTGCGTCATCCCGCCAACTTTGCAGTTTCAGGCGTTTTCTATCGTCAGCTCACCAATTCTGCGCCGTCATTCCCATCTCAACCCATTTTATCCCCTTCTAGATCCGGTGTACTAATTCGACGTCGTAAGACCCGTCTCTCTGCTATCTGAAACTTTGTTTTACATATAAACAAatacacgtgacagactaCGCCCGTTATTATTTAGCATGATATCCTCTCCTTTTATACCGCTATAACATCGAAGCTTTTCTTCCTCAGCAGTCAACATAGAATGGTGTGATAGTGCTAAATAACGTGAAAGTCATCATAAAAACTGGTAAAGATAAGGAtcctacgtcagatcacgtaaacaggTAGCTCCTACTAAAGCGGATTTCTGCATGCGTGtataatttctgaagaaatcttCTGGCAAGCAAGATGAATGTAACGTGTAGAGGAGTGAACATACGGAGGATCACATTTCGGTGATTTGCCCGCAGACAATCTGTCCCACTTCAATTTAACGCTTTCTGGCCTTATTACATTCTAACACTGGCACGTCTATCTGGCGCTGAAGTATCCGTCCcactccttttttattttgagtgGGTGGAAAATCTTGTGAGACTCGTATCACCGTATCTTTCTGCCTTTGGGCGTTAGCGCACCCACCGCTTCAGCATCGTGAAATTCGCTTCGCTACATTCTGACGCCAACACAGTCATttgacgtcgtgggacccgtctcaatCCCACCTCACTACACCCGGTGATTATGTTTAGGATCTCACCttatctcaaaaaaagaagtagaaacgAAGCTTTGTGGTCCTTAAGTCTTCGTAGTTTTTTTAtacaacgacatgaagaaacCGGAGCTTGTaattcttaacaaaaaaaaacaacacgaaCACACACGGAATGAAGCAAACATAATTCacatagaaaaaatcactaacgAAAGGAAACAATTCTTTGTACAAATGctgaagaagacgaaaacaataaaaaaagaatattaagATCTATTCTGACGCTAGGATTGAACGTATAACAAACTTTCgcattcaattcttttttttttgcgtgctCAGCTGAAACTCTCAAACATTATGACATGTTTAAAAGCTTTAAGAATCTAGAAATGtaattgatatttttaaataatatgtCACAGCTGTAAGACTTGTGAGAAGAAGTCGTTATAAAAGATATTGGTTACAGAAGGATCGTAAATCATTATGTcttagttttaaatttttgaaattcaactcaggagaaaattcaaaaactcaaaaattcgaaaaaaaaacattttgataaAGATTGCAAAAGTTTATGATTTGTGAATACACTGAACGAAAACTTTCAACCTATCCGTGTAATCTATTGTCTAATCACTACTGTACTGATTTTAAGTTATTCTATAACTAAAGGACTAATCACCTTTACTGATTCGTAATATTGGAATTGAATATACTGATAAAGCTTTACCTTGTGCACAACTAAAAGTAACCTGTCCTGTTAGATGTTTCATATGTCTTGCTCCAACTCTTGACTAAGTGATTAAAGGCaacactccacaaatctgaggtggtacggatttcaggtggagtattcgtatgcgggatagtagattatgaagagatggttgattccgtccatttcttcctaattaccgtaagaacggcccgaaagatgcggcttcaggcgttctggcgcattattttctacaaggagttcgactggagagCGCCAGCGtcgtgcacacgccgcatcttctgggcctttttccacagaaattggggagaaatggacggaatcactcttctctccgtaatctacgatcccgtatacgaaaattccacctgaaatctgcaccacctcaggttcgtggggtgattcctttaaggtAGAAGGCTCGGGTGCCAAGTCCGGGTGAAGCTGGTTTGGTTCTCACCTGTTCAAAGTTTAGTATACTTATAGGATATTTCCGTGGCACACACATCCACGAACTAAGTGTGTTATTACAAAGCATGATTTATTGTGAGTCAGGTAGCCCACACCAGTATTGAAGCAGGGTTGAACCTAATCTACAGAAGCCATTGATATTTTTAATGGTAGATGGAATTAGAAAGATGTGCGCAGTAGGAAGCTACAAAACTGTTGAATTTATGTACCGTGTGAGGTGGTAAGGTTAATGGCCAGTTAGAGAAacaatcacgaaaaaaaagtagaaagaaaaatttcttttgatgtCGAATCATTTTGAGGTGCCAATTGAGTTGAACAAGAACATGCAAATGAGACATGTCGTATAAAGTCATTCTGCTGAATAGAAAATGTACTAGAAgataatttcacaaaaaaatttcttggtgCAACTTCGGGAACTTTGCCAGCGAGTTTAATTGTAAAGGTGCATAATACAGTACAGCATTAGAGAAAAGCTTAACTGCCAAAATACATgccagaaaaatgaaatttaaaaaaccgCACTAATTTCCTAACGAACTAATGGTAGTTATAATCCATGGATGAATTGACTCTAAGAGTCGAGTAAGACTGAACCTGATGACGCTAAGGTTCTTAcactcattttcttctatttctgctTCTGCTGGCTTTAATAAAGGCACTGAATATTgaaaattgattaaattgattgattaattaatgATTAATGAGAATTGATTAATAATCCCTTAATAACCATTTTCATGAAGAATATTTCATGAGAAATCTATTGAATATATTTGTTTCATAAAGTCCGAAAACATTAAGGGTCCCTTATTTTCACATTGAGACAACAGTCGGTCGACTCAGCTTGCAGAAATTTCAGCCCGTTTTAGAAATGGGCAAAAAAGGACTGTGTGCAATTCTCCTCCACACCAGCGTTGGGACGAACTTTAAAGGGAGCATTTAagcgaaagcgaaaaaaaaaacaatacatcACATCCAGA
The Necator americanus strain Aroian chromosome I, whole genome shotgun sequence genome window above contains:
- a CDS encoding hypothetical protein (NECATOR_CHRI.G2787.T2) — its product is MRLCVRAHTESFEGYERMFGIHNGLRRSPAPTETAENHKKDTFYDEFNTLMSKIPSQQAVIVGINTKAMIGPEQQSDVIGKWSYPDEQTSGNGNRLIDLCGQTISVVIIAFTFKRNHRRHQLTWHRTTPLAPKEQQKLQKIPTQLDYVLTKKISLSDIRKSRAVWDVAFDSYYCPVLLSFMIRFQKRYRLTQHQSRFDLTGLCEERAPGFSTEKELRLCICGDNIHVQFCALSTGDFSQEKHLRRRAKGFKKAWEDKNPRKAYTLLRQYGDKMKGCSPVLNIANRVAVGKATLLIWREHFNTLLKRQAPPPPEPVRARRQTCTTVSEEPLTESEVLVCIQKMKNGKSGGDDGISAEMLKSFPPSGIREITKIIRSIWIDERIPDS
- a CDS encoding hypothetical protein (NECATOR_CHRI.G2787.T1), coding for MSKIPSQQAVIVGINTKAMIGPEQQSDVIGKWSYPDEQTSGNGNRLIDLCGQTISVVIIAFTFKRNHRRHQLTWHRTTPLAPKEQQKLQKIPTQLDYVLTKKISLSDIRKSRAVWDVAFDSYYCPVLLSFMIRFQKRYRLTQHQSRFDLTGLKNEECRKFRQRVLINIGLE
- a CDS encoding hypothetical protein (NECATOR_CHRI.G2789.T1), producing MMYGLETWAAPATMTEKLGCVERKLFRRLLGYFWPLVCHDVELCFEVDIVYRRMTCGKRQHLARNSEVVMENRLLFFGHVIRRPFDHLVQVVLRMLPNPNWKRLPGRKRRFWTEVVKKDHSALTSSAVET